From a region of the Triticum aestivum cultivar Chinese Spring chromosome 7D, IWGSC CS RefSeq v2.1, whole genome shotgun sequence genome:
- the LOC123171497 gene encoding SPX domain-containing protein 3, which translates to MWRCLPTTRPYLHAALAPGWRDKFLAYKRLKVLVRLVSGSSPHRAAAEAAFVRLLNDEVDRFNVFFLEQEEEFIIRHREVRETVKAVESEEPSEAEMRKVRREIVDLHGEMVLLLNYSAVNYTGS; encoded by the exons ATGTGGCGATGCCTCCCCACAACTCGACCGTATCTCCATGCCGCATTGGCTCCGGGGTGGAGAGATAAGTTCCTGGCGTACAAGCGCCTCAAGGTGCTCGTCCGACTCGTCTCCGGCTCCTCGCCGCACCGTGCCGCAGCCGAGGCCGCCTTCGTGCGGCTCCTCAACGACGAGGTCGACAGGTTCAATGTCTTCTTCCTTGAGCAGGAGGAAGAGTTCATCATCCGCCACAGG GAAGTAAGGGAGACGGTGAAGGCGGTGGAAAGCGAGGAGCCGTCGGAGGCGGAGATGAGGAAGGTGAGGAGAGAGATCGTGGATTTGCACGGTGAAATGGTGCTGCTCCTCAACTACAGCGCCGTCAACTACACAG GGAGCTGA